In Antechinus flavipes isolate AdamAnt ecotype Samford, QLD, Australia chromosome 6, AdamAnt_v2, whole genome shotgun sequence, the sequence TTCTGGCAGAAGAGAGAGATTTCCAGCCCTTGTCCCCAGAATTTCTGCTCCCCAGGAgatagaaaagggggaaatggtGGGTCACAGCCCAGGGACTACTATCTAACCAAAGATGGTGaagcatttaaaatctttttgctCCTGATTTGTCTGCAAGAAAACCTGCATCCTAACTTATCTTCCTTAACTCTCTTTAACCATTTTGTAGGCTATTAATTGCTAGGTAAGTGCTAAATTTTCAAATTGCTGGTGTGCTAGATCTTCAGTCTAGCAAACCTGCTGGCCTCCTTCCCCTAAAGATAAGAGGGTTCCCCAATTTAAGGCCCACTTTTTCAGAGTAGCATGTTTTCCAGGAAAGCTCAGTTTCTTTCCTGGGGTGCAGGGTAACTTAATAATCAACTGGGGTACTGTTGGTTGGATTTATTTGGGGACTCCTCAGATTGTTTCCTTTTGCATCAACTCTACTTTTCTGGGTCTCTGGGATTGTGAGAGGCAGATCTTGAGGATTGAGACTGGAACCTTCCGGTCAAAAGTACCTTTTGGTAGTGTGTGTGGGGGGTCTGGTGCAAACCCCCAtttcccaattaactaatcagagacatcatcaggtagaaagagaaagcatttatttaatccttgcAGAGAGAGACCCATACACAGCTGGGAGCTATCCCAACTCccccatgtgctcctggaacctggccagcttctgGCTTGTCCAGGACTTAAAAGCAAAACACCCAAGAGTTTTCATTGGATAGACAAAACGatataaccatccttgaccaatggtgaCCAATTGAGAACAGTGGTCTATGTCTTTATGCCTCAATTTTCTGGGATTTGTGCTTGTGTTTCAGTATCTTTGACACACTCTCCCCATTTCTGGCACGAGGGATGGGGTAGTCATTGGTCCACAGACCTGTAGCAGGATACCTGGGTCCAAATTTTTCCAACCTTCTTCCCCCAGGGTCCTAAAGCatgccaatttcattttttaaattaaagctttttatttttttaaagcatatgcatagataatttttctacactgactcctgcaaaaccttgtgtttcaaatttccctctccttcccctcaccccctctcctagatggcaagtaagccaatatatattaaacatgttaaaatatgttaaatccaatatatatgtatacacacatatatttatacaattattgtgctatacaagcaaaatcaaaaaagaaaaaatgagagaaaacaaactgcaaataaacaacaccaaaaagagggaaaatgctatgttgtgatccacactcagttcccacagtcctctctctgcgtgcagatggctctcttcatcacagatcATTGGAACTGCTGTCTACCAATTTCTTTAAGCCCTGTGGATGGACTGGAAAGGGCAGGTTTCTGTCACCTTAAACTTTGAGGCTGTATTTATGTTTAAATTGGAATCATTGTTTTGAAATTGAATAAGATCATTACTATTAACTACTGCATGCTAAActtgtgaacttgtttattctaGTATATAAGACTTTAGAAATATATGTGCATTGAAGTATTATTACTAGAAATTTTAATccatatttgatttgattttaagttaaaattttttttggttctctggtAACTTATCTAAAGAAGTCACATGTTTACATCTTCTAATTAGATGAAACACATGGGGAAAATAGTAGCACCCACATTCCAGGTATAATTTTGTGACAATTCATTCAAAAGTTTGGAGAGGCTGCTTCTAGATGTCCTTGAGAGAGTGAAGAGCTTTATCTGCCTCTTTTAGAATATGGACAGGGATTCCTTGAGAGGGTCTTCTTGACTTCTGGTAGGATGATGAAATTCCCTTTTTTTGCTGGTGTCTACATTGGTACAAGGCAGAGCACACTGTGCATGCTATGAGTACTTGACTCATTTTCAAGCTATACAAAGTTGATTACAAAACTTTTGTTACTTACAATTATTTTACTGAggtaaaatgtttaacaactttTCACCAAACTGCTTTTCAGAAACCCCTTTTATTCAGCAACAACATCATGCTGAGAAATTTCCTGGCCCCTCTCTGTTCCATCAGCATCCTTCTGCTAGCCTCTCCCCCTTGGTCAAACACTCCCCTTTGTGTTCAGATTTCCAATTAAATTCGGTGCTCCTTTGCTCCCCTCTTAACAGGAACTGTTATATTATGACTGTACATTATGACTGAGGGGAAGTTATACCAGAAATGTTGAATTGgtttaacataaagaaaaatatcagcataattgatcacaTGAATAATAAAGGTTAAGAAGAACCATGAGTTTACACCATTTGGTGTCTGAACCAAGTATAATATGGAACTGGAAACCACTGAGGAAGAAGTAAGGTCCTTGTCACTTGAGGAATCAAATGGGGCTGAATGATTTTCTGAATTGAGATATTACACAGGAAATGGTTCttcagtatatgtgtgtgtgtgtgtgtgtgtgtgtgtgtgtatttcctgtGTTGTATGCATGTTGTGCGATATGTTTGTGTGGTGTGGGTGCTATGTATGGGTGTGAAATGATGTGTCTCCTTCCCTTGTATTGATCTCATTAGGTTGTGCCCTGTCATATATCACCCCTACAACACCTGCATTCATCAGAAACTGGGGCATGAAGAGTGCAGAGAGATTGGAATAGAGTCAGAGAAACTCAGAGAGACCTGGACAGAGAGGACACAAGAAGGGATGCTGAGCTCCAGCCTTGCCCTTTATCTAGAGAAAAGGATTTGGCTCAGCTGGAGAGgaaaggatggggagaagggaaagagccctggcagggaagggagggggacaTGGCTAAGCTGAAATCTCTTTTCCTGGCAGAGCACAGAGTTGGGGTAGGAACCCAGAGGCCTGAAGGAACTTAGTGGATCAAATCTGAGAGGAGACAAGGTTTGCAGTCATAGTTCCtagaatcatgaagagtctgacCTGAATCCATGCCTTCACTTACAAAATGACAGGGTGGCCTGTCCACCAAGGATGGATTCCTTCTTCCTGTACTGTTTAGGACAAGGGTCATTTCTTGTAGAAGTTTCCTCTGGGCTGATGGCATATGAGACCCTGGACCGCACTTCCTAGGTAAAGACGCCTCCAGCAAGCTAGAGGGCTTCAAAAAGCACAGAGCACAGGGCCTGGGTCAAGAAGCTCTGAATTCCAGTCTAGTCTCACATACACTGAatctcttcctgcctcagtttcctcaagtgtaaaatgaataTCCTGAGAGCACTTACCTCTCAGGtatattgtgaggattaaatgagatatttgtaaagcacacaAGAGGTTTCCTGGTATTTTTTCTGGTAAGTTTGTTCTTCAGTCATATGAGTGActcatctggagttttcttggcagagaatggagtgttttgccatttctgtctctagctcatttttcagatgagcaaattgaggcaaacagagttaagtgatttggtcagggtcacagagttggcaagtgtctcaggccagatccCAGTTGTTTCCATTCCAGATCCTGGAGCTCTACCTTCTGCCATCCCCACCTGCCTGGcttacacttaataaatgtttgctcatCCCTTAGAATGGAAACTCTGGACACAAACCTAAAGAATGACAGAGGGAATTGTGATTTTCCTGGCAGGGAGGTGGGAAGGGCTGCAGGTGGCCTGGAGCAGGGACTTATTTCTTGGGCCTCTAGCCTCATGATGAGGTCTCCTGGGTGTTGGTGTGGGGGATGTCCCTCATCCCACCTCCCACCTCCTGCTCCTCCCCCAGGGCTCTCTGCAGGACCAGCCTGAGAGACTCCCTCCCTTTATGCCCTTGTTTGCccacaaagaaataaatgaagggGTTCATGCAGCTGTTCACGCAAGCCAGGGACTGAAAGAGGCTAAAAGGCATGAAATCTATTTTGAAGCGATCATTTATGAAATCTTGGAGCCCCAGTGGCAGGCCGAAGAGCAGGAACACAAGGACTGTGAGCATGACCAGGAGGTAGAGCCTGGGGAGCCGCCGGCGCCGGGAGCTGCATTGGACCCTCAGCAGCAGAGTCAGGCTGGACACGCACATCACACAGGTGAGGAGGAGAAACCACAGGAAGTGGATGATGAAGAAGTTGGGACAGAAGGAGTGAGGAAACACATAATTCCGAGTGACAAACTCTATGACTTCTGTCATGCCGGCCAGAGCCCAGATCCCAGAGCAGACCTTGGCCGACATGTGCTTGGAGCGGAGACATTGGTACCAGATGGGGAAGAGCACGGAGAGACAG encodes:
- the LOC127541712 gene encoding mas-related G-protein coupled receptor member X1-like — its product is MSLGPESPREEQGFLGLGPPIMAVSPTPQQREYGNGSATEGRLNESEVSGTPGGFHFSEHVLDVWMHVFSLLVASLGLLGNGTVLWLLGFRIQRTPFSVYILNLAGADTLFLCCSLLLSLMNLLTCVYPITYNVVAYLQYMFYIASLNLLSAITTERCLSVLFPIWYQCLRSKHMSAKVCSGIWALAGMTEVIEFVTRNYVFPHSFCPNFFIIHFLWFLLLTCVMCVSSLTLLLRVQCSSRRRRLPRLYLLVMLTVLVFLLFGLPLGLQDFINDRFKIDFMPFSLFQSLACVNSCMNPFIYFFVGKQGHKGRESLRLVLQRALGEEQEVGGGMRDIPHTNTQETSS